The segment CCTCTTCTTACAGCTCTACAGTCTGGCCATCCTCTTCCTCATCTAATAACAGCTCCATATCTGACTCTTTtgcatgaattatttattttttttaatcaaatttgTTTTATTCAGCCCTATGCTTCCTTGTTCAGAAATCAGCAAAAAGGGGGATATTAAGTCCTGCTGTCCACTACAAAggacattaaataaatgttgtgttttgaaaGGGTTAAAATTGCTGGACATTTCTGAAATCTTCAAGATTTAAAGTTAAgactattatataaataaaattatttgatTATCAGCAACAGAAACATTAGCAAAAAACTGATCTACCATGCTTGTTGCCATATAAGATGGCAGCCATTTTGAAAAGAAAGCTCATGAGCTCTGTTTGCCACACCCCCACAAATGTGACATAACTAAAGTAAAGTTGAGTGGTCAAGTTCATGTCATGGAGGATCCCAGAACCAACCCCCCAAACCATGGGCCCCGGAGcaccatgtaaacgcttagtctgtataaatatcagatacaaatgtgttttaaataactacaaacatcacaaatataaatcatgtttacaaccatgcgattgaataacctgaataaactgtagagatgaaacatcatgCACAAGTTTCACTTCCTTCTCACACATCTTCTCACACAGTACCAGAGGGCAAGGAGGTAGAGATATGCTCCCAATGGAAATGATTtcaattcatccatttatttatttatttattcattaattcattcatctttttattcatcttttcatcaacacacgtaaaaaaaaagttaaaactgctaaaagtagtttttcatcagacagcgatgataatttattactttttctgttttacTGTGCTGGCAAGTCACAAGTAATGCAGTTTAAGACAGAAGATGTGGGCCATATAAAATCCGATCtggactttggacatgcctgcTTCTGCTTTATACAATCCATCGTGATCAATTTAACtccagtgtttgtaaagttcCGTGTACATGCACTTTAcatccaaattcatctgaaatacagttcattaccacagagacacatatttacatggcacaaattatatttttaatatattagtGAAAGTGTAAAAAATGTGTTTCCCTATTTGTTACATATATGTTAGCGCCACCCTTCAACTTTTGTACAATTAAAAGACATTATATAAAGTTTTcgctatttacattttttatgattattattttacatatgttTGTGACATtcattaattataaattatacttGGTACATTTCACATAATGTTTTATAGTAGTGCCTTTAAAAGCAATTTCAGCAATAAAGAGCTTTCAGGTGCTATAAATCAGACTTTTTCACCTCTGAGCCACTTAAACAACTCCACTTCCCTCAGCTTTGATGATGAGTAAATGTCATTTCAGCacttttttcatatttttagtAGAATTCAGATTCAGGTATCATACATGTAAAATATTCTTTATTGCTTACATTACTTTATAACTTTTTGTATTTCattcaaaatataaataaaaagttatatTTGTTTAAAGTGCAAAgaataaaaaggaaaaagaacaaTACCAAAAAACAATTACCATTCATAACTTTACCTGAGCAATTATTAACACTTAAATGGTCAGCCGTAACTTTTTCCTTTTTCATATGAGATGACAACCAAGCCAGATTCTCTTAATCTCAGAGCAATAACTTTTAAATAACTAAAGGTCCATTATTGTCAGTTTTTATACTAGTTGTTCCAAGAACAATGTCTAAAATCTCATGGTGGTGCATATATGTCAATGTTACCCGTTGTGCGTTATTAGTTGCACTGGTTTCCTTTGACTAGGAAAAAAGTTCCTGTAGCGACTCCAAGCAGCCCAAGAGCCAGACCAACTCCACAAAATACAGACGGACCAATACTGGGAATCTTAACATCAACATCAACCTCTGtaacagataaacacacacataacacagttgggcagttgtagcctagtggtaagggtactggactagtaatccaaaggtttcTGGGtcaaggcccaccactgctgggcctttgagcaaggctcttaattacttacactgtatacagttaCAATACTTTGTTGCATgatataaaagtgtctgctaaatgctaaaagtggCGGGGCTACATGCCACGGCAGGACAACATGCTATTTTTAGCGCaaaattagcagtaaataatcaaagtaaatcaaacaaatacagcCAATACTGCAATGATAATATTTAgaccattaattaatttaaaacaaaaaaagtaaattaaataaatgcagtaaaaactgcAGTCATTAAACGCACACTCTGGGTTATTTTAAGCGAAAAACTGCAACCATTAAATGTAGATCTTGAATTATAACGAACTcgaattgtttttaaacagtaaattaaaCAGTCAATACTGCAATACGCGCCGTCCACAAGCGTGGATAGTGAACAATTGTTTAGCATCACTTCAAATATActgactaatgccaagttcacactacatgactttctgatttgtcgggttGCTGtagagttcacactacacgactgaatctcttgcattTGGGAGTCTTTCaatcggtgtgtatttcacactacacgactgattggtgatagggggttttacactacaccatttatcaccaactggaatcacaggcgagcttctctggtctcccaaactacgttgttttttgttgttgttttttttaaacaaacatgagaagtgatgaggggtttaatgataccacgtccaaaaatgcacgccaacaagtagcgagtgatcaaagtttgtgcgctgatgtgcggcgtaaaatcaaggaggaaaaataaatgaatctgagtggatttggcaacacgaacagtatggatcgttctgtagtaagttggaggttaattaatatttttgcaatgcagtgttggtgttatgttttgtagagaacgatcaagtcagaaatactgtaaaacatgtGTGTGCCAAtgatttaaattatattatccccttgtcccacctgtttacactcctcccctgcgtttcccctcacaccgcatcctgtgttctcattggctgttcgacatagctctcattgccagttgtgcaactcagatcagatatctgacatgctagaaatctcaagtagttcacacatagcgattgagagccaagtttcgattgccgagcaaacgccgagttgctcccgagctggcaaatctagcgccgaccagtcgccgagcgaaaatcagggcaaaaatcgtgtagtgtgaactaggcattaaaaGAGGAACAGCCTGTCATCCCAAAAACTGAAATGTTATTCTTtgtgaaaagaaataaaacaggcCTAGTTGTTTGATTTCAGACGTTCCATATTTCATACAGCTGCTGTTATAATTCATCTATAATTAATTCAAGACCTATGATAACTGCATGATTTCAGTAAGGCAGACATTTGtttaatttgctgttttttatAAGATCTACATTTATTAGTTGCAgttattcattttgaaataatCCAGGGTCTGAGTTTAATGACCACAATTTTGACTGCATTTATGTAATTTActgttaataatataattgatGGTCTAAATTTTATGATTGCagtatttttactgtatttgtttaattcacTGTTTTTCGTTTAAATAATTAAGGGCTATGTTTAATTATTGTAGTATTAACTGTTTAATttactgtttttctgttttaaaaaataattaatggtCTAATTTTAATGATTGTAGTATTTTCACTGTATGTGTTTGATTTACTGTTTTTCCGTTTTAATTAAGGGCTACGTTTAATTATTGCAGTATTGACTGTTTAATTATTGCAGTATTGACTGTTTAATTATTGCAGTATTGACTGTTTAATTATTGCAGTATTGACTGTTTAATTATTGCAGTACTGACTGTTTAATTATTGCAGTATTGACTGTTTAATTTTGTGATGTTACATGCATTGTCTCTCAAGATGACATGTATTTTACTCTTTGGAATTAACCACAACTGAAACACGCTGTGGAACTCAGAGCCATCAGAGCACGAGTGAGAGCCTGTAAACTCTCGTGCAGAACAacgctttgtagctcaaagtctggatcaatccacagagctgttaagcttaacatggagGTGGACTCTATATATCACGTGATCGGCTCTTGTGATCGGCTAAATTTGGGAAATAttggccgatcgccgatagcatattttgattaaaaatcggccattatcgatacatagccgatcgatcgttccatctctacTACACATACATTAAGCAGCTAGAGTATCATAGTAAACTGTTCTTTAATCATAGACTTTAGTCAGTTTGATAATAAATCACTCTGTTCTTATAGAATATGATTTCTTACCCCATGTTTTGGTGTCAGGCATCTGCAGGGCTTTgtgctgtactgtacatgtgtaaacGTCTCCTTCCTCTGGAGTGAAGCTCAGGTGGGAAAACACGTTATAGGTTCCATCCTCATTTGGGTAAAACTGGCTGAGTTCAGCACCGTCTGTCACATTCTCACCATTCTTGGTCCAGTAAATGTGAATGGATGGAGGAAAGAAACGAGCTGAGTGGCAGATGAGGATGCTTTTTGAACCCACCTGTACATCATCTCTGGAATAAATGGAGTTTTGCGGCACATCTGTGGACAAATACAGTAGAAATACATGTTtatacattatactgtacatatgaacacaatctgtaaatataaaatgtatctttgCTACAACTGCCTTCTTCAAAacccaccaaagattttctatggggttcaaATCAGGCAACTGTGATGAttacttttaataacaatatCTTCCAGGACTTCTTTCTGAAACTAAGCCTTGGTGGACTTGAGGTATGCTTGGGATCATGGTCCAATGACGGCCAAGCTTCAGCTTTCTCACAAAAGACATGCTCCTAATATTTCCTAATACTTGATTAAATCCACCTAGCTCTTTACATGCTGCAGGCTTCCAGTGCTAGGGAAAGCAAAGCAGACCCAGAGTCACTTCCATGCTTTAATGTAGGAAGGGTGCTGCTTTCAGCATATGCTCCATTCTTCCTCCTCTAGACATACTACTGATGCATAGCcccagttccagttttgatgcatcttttgtttatttatataatctGGAGCATAATAGTGCTGATTTTTCCTGTGCCTCTGGGTCAGTAGAGGCGTATGTCTTAGAGTTCACTTATTGAGACCTGCAGTGTTTAATATGCACCTTACTGTGCAAACTGAAACCTTACTGCCTGCTGCCACCAAATCTTGCCTGCAGTCACTTAAGGGTTTCTGCCTACCTGCCTTTTTAAGAATCAGGTGGCAGTCAGTGATAGTTTCCTCTTTTTGCCACGTCTAGATAATGTAGCCAGTGTTCCTTGAACTTCAAACTTGCAATCTATGCTTCCAGCTGTATTGTTAGAAACAATATTGTTatgtattgtttttgtattcTGTTCCGTTTGTGCTAGGCACCTATCTCTTTTTATAACTTTTTGGACAACTATCGTAACTTAGCTATATTTGTAACATGCAATCAAATGTCATAATCAACAAACCCATAGCCAGACCAGGTAACCTTATGCAACTAATGGAGCCCTTGATTGAGTGACTGAGTAAGTGAGTTACTGGTAAACATCGCTAACTTTTATTTATCCTCAATAACTAGCTATAAGAAATGCTACTGTAAAAACATACCcaacaatatttatattaaatataattagcaaatgtttaacaaaataacaaataaaatatcttttgaGTGTTGTAAATGTTTCTTATTTGtttatgatgatgatgtcatTAAAAGTttgcacaataaaaaaaacacaaacactaaaATTCCTTTGCATGACCATAGATTCATCCTGATGTAAacgatttatttaaataaatataaaaaaaaatgtttccacatcagccacttttaaccttttttatatagtttaacttaaataaaatctaaatattattCATGTTTATATAATGCAATGATTATTTTATGTACAGATGAGGATTATTTATCATGTTGAAATGATTGTTGTGGTTACAGAGAGAtttctgggtgtgtgtgtgtgctgttacTCACCCTGTGGTACAGGCCGGTCCTTATACAAGCTTTTCACCATTTGTAAGTTTTGTTTGCAGAGCTCCATTGCTCCAACGGCTTGCTCGTACATATCCTGTAACTCACCCAGATCAGCGAATGGAGGCTGCATGTTCACCACCTTCTGCTTTACAAAGTCTGCGTAATAATTCTCCTCTCCATCAATCCCATACATAAATTCCTTCTCTGTGTCTGAGCACGCTGATATTAACATGTGTTCATGTTTAACTGTGGAACAAAATCACACAACACAAACTTTTActataaaaactacaaacacactaaaataaataaatcacttcaaatcactttcagtaaACTGAACTACAAGAAAttaatcttttatttaattaagtaatcactttaaatcacttttaataaacCGAACTACAAGAAATATatcttttaattaaatgaataaatacattaatcacTCACCAAACCACAATCaattgaaataaatgaatcactttaaattactttaaataaactgaactatgacattttttttttatttaaaaaataatcccTTCAAATCACTTTTAATTAACAGAACTACAAGAAATTTATCTTTTattctgataaataaataaacaaataaataaataactttcaGTTTCAGTTAACAGAACCATAggaaatgtatattttattcaaataaataaacaaataaataaataaacaaataactttAATCACTTTAAATTAACAGAACTACAAGAAATGTATcttcaattaaaataaaaaaataactatataaaCCACTTTAAATACACTGAAGTTCAAGAAATTCatactttaataaaataaataaataaataaataaataaataaataaaggccaCTTGAGTGGTCGAGAGTCTACTATACTAGTCCACCACTGCTGACACTCGGGTTCAAATCTCAAACTTAGCATTGCTatttacactgcctggccaaaaaaggtCACCATCTGGATTTAAATAAGCAAATAGGtcagagcctcccattggataattactgcatgagtgattatgtttcagatggcaagttatttaaccctaatgcagtgagtagcttctcatttgttaaacaaccatgtggaaagacacgtactgtggtcgtggaaaagatgttaatctgtttcagaagggtcaaattattggcatgcatcaagcagagaaaacatcgaaggagaagctgaaactactaaaatcgggttaagaactgtccaacacattattaaaaagtggaaggacggtgggggggaaacatcatcttcgagaaaggaatgtggtcggaaaataTCTTGAATGATTGTAATCGGCGATCagttaaacgtttggtgaaatcaaaaggtagaaaaactccagtagaactcagggaaatgtttaatagtgacagtaagagcatttccacacacacaatgcaaagggaactcaagggattgggactaaacagttgtggagccttaagaaaaccacttgtcagtgaggctaaccagctaaaatggcttcaatttgctagggagcataacgattggactctggagcaatggaagaaggtcatgtggtctgatgagtccagattgaccctgttccagagtgatgggtgtaTCAGGGTTAGCAGAGAagtggctgaagtgatgcacccatcatgcctagtgcctaccgtacaagcctgtgcaggcagtgctatgatctggggttgctgcagtcggtcagagTCTAGCTTCAGcaatgttatgtgcccaaagaatgaggtcagctgactacctgaatatactgaaccaccaggttattccatcaatggattttttcttccctgatggcacgggcatattccaagatgacaatgccaggattcatcgggctcagattGTGAAAGAGGTTCAGGGAGCAGGAGAcgtcattttcacacatggattggccaccacagagttcagtcctgaaccccattgagaatctttgggatgtgctggagaagactttgcacagtggtccaaatctcccatcatcaatacaagatcttggggaaaaattaatgcaactctggacagaaataaaagttacattgtagaagcttgtggaaacgatgccacagcgaatgcgtgccgtgatcagagctaaaggcggtccaaccaaatattagagtgtgtgacctttttttggccaggcagtgtattatcACCCTGTCCATCAtatattcctgccttgcccTCAGTGTTTCCgtgccgcgaccctgaccaggataaagccttTAATGAAACTGAAATATTAACAATCTGACTCAAAACAGACAAAGAATGAAGTTTTAGGATGAACTGTAATGATATTAATGGAATAATGGAATAAACTTACTCTgagccctcacacacaccagtgtaaaTAAAATCATGTAGAATTTCATCCTGGAGGAGAAGAAACTGCAGCTCAGATCGATCAGCTCTGGAACTACATGAGCTTCTCTATAGAGccagaaatgcagcagtgaAGAATGTCGAATAGGTGTAAGTTGTTCTTTGTTGACTCCGCCTTTGAAAAGGCATTGCAAGTCGAAAACTGAATCACCGATTATCATACAATTTCTCATTATTACAtcacaaaaagcaaataattcatTAAGAAAAAGTTGATGTATGTTCAAAGTTCCCATCTACCCATCTACCCCACCTCAGCCTACATCCTCTGTGCAACCTTCACTTTCCAGCAGTCCTGGGTCATCTCCTGGGTTTTCCTCTGCACAGTCCAGTTAAATGGCTTTACCTGATCAACAGGACTTCATGGCCAAGCAGCTTTCAATGGCAGAATTATAGCTAACCCATGCCATCTATTTCTATGCCATCTATACTGCCCTCTGAAcaagcatttaatttatttcatttagatgtatacattaacaaatgatctcatgtactttttttaagtgaataaaatgatttaaacattGAAATACAACATTGCATATTTTATAGTCAAATTTGAATGAATGACCTGCATATacagtatcacaaaagtgagtacacccctcacatttctgcaaatattttattatatcttttcatgggacaacactatagaaattaaacttggatataacttagagtagtcagtgtacaacttgtatagcagtgtagatttactgtcttctgaaaataactcaacacacagccattaatgtctaaatggctggcaacataagtgagtacaccccacagtgaacatgtccaaattgtgcccaaagtgtcaatattttgtgtgaccaccattattatccagcactgccttaaccctcctgggcatggaattcaccagagctgcacaggttgctactggaatcctcttccactcctccatgatgacatcacggagctggtggatgttagacaccttgaactcctccaccttccacttgaggatgcgccacaggtgctcaattgggtttagtccatcacctttaccttcagcttcctcagcaaggcagttttcatcttggaggttgtgtttggggtcgttatcctgttggaaaactgccatgaggcccagttttcgaagggaggggatcatgctctgtttcagaatgtcacagcacatgttggaattcatgtttccctcaatgaactgcagctccccagtgccagcaacactcatgcagcccaagaccatgatgctaccaccaccatgcttaactgtaggcaagatatagttgtcttggtacttctcaccagggcgccgccacacatgctggacaccatctgagccaaacaagtttatcttggtctcgtcagaccacagggcattccagtaatccatgttcttggactgcttgtcttcagcaaactgtttgcgggctttcttgtgcgtcagcttccttctgggatgacgaccatgcagaccgagttgatgcagtgtgcggcgtatggtctgagcactgacaggctgacctcccacgtcttcaacctctgcagcaatgctggcagcactcatgtgtctattttttaaagccaacctctggatatgacgccgaacacgtggactcagtttcagggtgttagcaatcttcttatagcccaggccatctttgtggagagcaacaattctatttctcacatcctcagagagttctttgccatgaggtgccatgttgaatatccagtggccagtatgagagaattgtacccaaaacaccaaatttaacagccctgctacccattcacacctgggaccttgacacatgacaccagggagggacaacgacacatttgggcacaatttggacatgttcactgtggggtgtactcacttatgttgccagctatttagacattaatggctgtgtgttgagttattttcagaagacagtaaatctacactgctatacaagctgtacactgactactctaaattatatccaagtttcatgtctatagtgttgtcccatga is part of the Trichomycterus rosablanca isolate fTriRos1 chromosome 7, fTriRos1.hap1, whole genome shotgun sequence genome and harbors:
- the LOC134318461 gene encoding mamu class II histocompatibility antigen, DR alpha chain-like; translated protein: MKFYMILFTLVCVRAQIKHEHMLISACSDTEKEFMYGIDGEENYYADFVKQKVVNMQPPFADLGELQDMYEQAVGAMELCKQNLQMVKSLYKDRPVPQDVPQNSIYSRDDVQVGSKSILICHSARFFPPSIHIYWTKNGENVTDGAELSQFYPNEDGTYNVFSHLSFTPEEGDVYTCTVQHKALQMPDTKTWEVDVDVKIPSIGPSVFCGVGLALGLLGVATGTFFLVKGNQCN